The Chitinophagales bacterium genome has a window encoding:
- a CDS encoding L,D-transpeptidase, giving the protein MSNRSLCTLLVFLYCLPLATAQGYVDQDKVARLQNSQLMPVDNLQKVSWHLYEYGDHVKGDSLGNWGEFLAHIDSIPGDDSAMKRYIVELTNRITGDNFKNGRALMIPDSFVQDFKAYSPYPFYYTAADTVAKLFIIDKFTQTFGAYEYGKLVRWGLLSSGRTNDKTPAGRYNFNWKDEYRLSNAAPPGEKWELFFMFDFQAIWGLHVHQYSLPINKPVSHGCVRVSMADAKWNYNWANGWVHKKGKLVRNGTPVMIIHDNPTGNAAHWKITDGKIESLVILPEHLLDIPAGLHSTTSAVPWQSGW; this is encoded by the coding sequence ATGTCAAACCGCTCGTTATGCACTTTACTGGTATTTCTCTACTGCCTGCCGCTGGCAACAGCACAGGGTTATGTAGACCAAGACAAAGTAGCCAGGTTGCAGAACAGCCAGCTTATGCCCGTAGACAACCTGCAGAAAGTAAGCTGGCACCTGTATGAATACGGCGACCATGTAAAAGGTGACAGCCTTGGCAACTGGGGAGAGTTCCTGGCACATATTGATTCCATACCAGGCGATGACAGCGCCATGAAACGGTACATAGTAGAACTGACCAACCGTATAACCGGGGACAACTTCAAAAATGGCAGGGCGTTGATGATACCGGACTCATTCGTGCAGGATTTCAAAGCATACAGTCCCTACCCTTTTTATTACACTGCTGCTGACACCGTTGCGAAACTTTTTATCATCGACAAGTTTACACAGACATTCGGGGCATATGAATATGGCAAACTGGTGAGATGGGGGCTGTTATCATCGGGCAGAACAAATGACAAGACCCCGGCAGGGCGTTATAACTTCAACTGGAAAGATGAGTACCGACTTTCTAATGCGGCACCTCCCGGAGAGAAGTGGGAACTCTTTTTCATGTTCGACTTTCAGGCCATTTGGGGACTACATGTGCACCAGTATTCTCTACCCATCAACAAGCCTGTATCTCATGGCTGCGTTAGAGTTTCTATGGCCGATGCAAAGTGGAACTATAACTGGGCCAATGGATGGGTACATAAAAAAGGAAAACTGGTGCGTAATGGCACACCTGTGATGATAATACATGACAACCCTACAGGCAATGCAGCACACTGGAAGATAACAGATGGCAAAATAGAAAGCCTGGTGATATTACCAGAGCACCTGCTTGATATACCAGCAGGCCTTCACTCTACAACTTCAGCAGTACCATGGCAGAGCGGATGGTAA
- a CDS encoding protein tyrosine phosphatase yields MNLLFVCSRNQWRSPTAEAIYRNIEGLSVSSAGTEPSARVRLTAKMIDSADIIFVMEQEHKVRIRQNFPQNMQDKIIIVLDIPDEYGYMDDELVAMLRDSIDSHLQQIR; encoded by the coding sequence ATGAATCTATTATTTGTTTGCAGTCGTAACCAATGGCGTAGCCCTACAGCAGAGGCCATTTACAGGAATATTGAAGGACTCAGTGTTAGTTCTGCAGGTACTGAACCATCTGCACGTGTAAGGTTGACCGCCAAAATGATAGATAGTGCAGATATTATATTCGTTATGGAGCAAGAGCACAAGGTACGTATCAGGCAAAATTTTCCACAAAATATGCAGGATAAGATCATTATTGTACTGGACATTCCGGACGAATATGGGTATATGGACGATGAACTGGTTGCCATGCTACGTGACAGTATAGATAGCCACTTGCAGCAAATAAGATAA
- a CDS encoding GAF domain-containing protein, producing the protein MPEILEHERLEAVNRFLLLDYDKSNEFQDIVNFAAELCGTPVALITLLDKEVNWVKVRTGIDAPAMPRETSFCQYTIQNDSLTIIPDALEDSRFDNNPLVHEPPNVRFYAGAPLTLKNGLRMGSLCLFDGKPNNISTMQQKALTVMARQVTFLMELELSYQVLAENLKTLEEKNESLKNIAHMQSHDIRQPLTSIMGLINIIKDDNYIADKEKLILLEEAATDLDNKIHSIVEETGVNR; encoded by the coding sequence ATGCCTGAAATACTTGAGCATGAACGCCTGGAGGCAGTCAATCGTTTTTTATTACTGGACTATGATAAATCTAATGAGTTTCAGGATATTGTCAACTTCGCAGCTGAATTATGCGGCACACCTGTAGCACTTATTACGCTGTTAGATAAAGAAGTGAACTGGGTAAAAGTGAGAACAGGTATTGACGCTCCGGCTATGCCCAGGGAGACCTCTTTTTGTCAATATACCATACAGAATGACAGCCTGACCATTATACCGGACGCACTGGAAGACAGTCGTTTTGATAATAATCCTCTTGTGCATGAACCACCCAATGTTCGTTTTTATGCCGGTGCTCCACTTACATTAAAAAATGGACTCAGGATGGGTAGTCTTTGCCTGTTTGATGGCAAACCGAATAATATATCCACAATGCAACAAAAAGCATTGACGGTAATGGCCAGGCAAGTAACCTTCCTGATGGAGCTGGAACTGAGTTACCAGGTACTGGCTGAAAATCTGAAAACGCTTGAAGAGAAAAATGAGTCGTTGAAGAACATAGCACACATGCAATCGCATGACATCAGACAGCCACTTACCTCTATCATGGGACTTATTAATATAATAAAGGATGACAACTATATTGCTGACAAAGAGAAATTAATATTGCTGGAAGAAGCAGCAACTGACCTTGATAACAAAATACATTCTATTGTTGAAGAGACCGGTGTAAACAGATAA
- a CDS encoding polysaccharide biosynthesis C-terminal domain-containing protein, which yields MRKFFVKNLLFTIAVNLLVKPLWVFLIDRNVQNTVGHADYGTYQALVNLGLIFNIVLDFGLTYYNTNIISSNPGKLRTLFPAMLSARLALVLVYGVLVMGAALAIGYSGREMLLLTGILLIQSLNSLMLFLRSNVSALHKFRLDALLSVTDKLLMILICSVLLFSAAFAAGFKIEWFVVAQIISYAVAVVIGMAVLKKMAGVSFNLSLNVNEVTGIIRKSLPYASLVFLMAVHMRVDTILVERLSGPESKNFAGIYAAGYRLLDVGNMFGIMFAGMLLPMFGRMLSQQNDIQPIVRLSVNMLLPAAFIATGAAVFFGTDIMQLLYTDADAYGGQVFAWLMACFPAYCIMYIYSTLLTANGNLILLNKIAVVGVIINLSLNLWLIPQHQALGAAQVAFITQSTLAVLYMFFSGKNLKLAKSIKLVAAHLGYILMLGITGYGCTLLPVEWMYQMFLFGAVSLVWIFVFRFVSVGSVKALMEK from the coding sequence ATGCGTAAGTTTTTTGTCAAAAACCTCCTTTTTACAATAGCGGTCAACCTGCTGGTGAAGCCGTTATGGGTGTTTTTGATAGACCGGAACGTACAAAACACCGTTGGCCATGCCGATTATGGTACCTACCAGGCTTTGGTGAACCTGGGGCTGATATTCAATATCGTGCTGGATTTCGGGCTTACATATTACAATACCAACATTATATCCAGTAATCCCGGCAAACTTCGCACCCTGTTTCCTGCCATGCTTTCGGCACGGCTGGCACTTGTGTTAGTATATGGCGTGCTGGTAATGGGTGCCGCGCTGGCAATCGGGTACTCGGGGCGGGAAATGTTGCTGCTTACAGGGATATTACTCATTCAGTCGCTCAACTCGCTGATGCTCTTCCTGCGCAGCAATGTATCGGCGCTGCACAAGTTCAGGCTGGATGCGCTCCTGTCGGTAACTGATAAGCTGCTGATGATACTCATATGCAGTGTACTACTATTCAGTGCGGCATTTGCGGCCGGGTTTAAAATAGAGTGGTTCGTGGTGGCACAGATCATTAGTTACGCAGTAGCTGTAGTGATCGGCATGGCAGTATTGAAAAAAATGGCCGGAGTATCCTTCAACCTGTCACTGAATGTAAATGAGGTGACGGGCATCATCCGTAAAAGCCTGCCCTACGCATCGCTGGTATTCCTGATGGCTGTACACATGCGGGTAGATACCATATTGGTAGAACGCCTGAGCGGACCCGAGAGTAAGAACTTTGCGGGTATCTATGCGGCAGGGTACCGCTTGCTGGACGTAGGTAATATGTTCGGCATTATGTTCGCAGGCATGTTGCTACCTATGTTCGGGCGGATGCTCTCGCAGCAAAATGACATACAGCCTATCGTCAGGTTATCAGTCAATATGCTGTTGCCGGCGGCATTTATAGCTACAGGTGCGGCAGTGTTCTTTGGCACGGATATTATGCAATTGCTGTACACCGATGCTGATGCTTATGGTGGACAAGTGTTTGCCTGGCTCATGGCTTGCTTTCCTGCCTATTGCATCATGTATATCTACTCTACCCTGCTTACAGCCAATGGCAATCTTATCCTGCTGAATAAAATAGCTGTCGTGGGTGTTATCATCAACCTGTCGCTGAACCTTTGGCTGATACCACAGCACCAGGCTTTGGGAGCGGCACAGGTGGCCTTTATCACCCAATCTACACTGGCAGTGTTATACATGTTCTTCTCCGGCAAAAACCTGAAGCTGGCCAAAAGCATTAAACTGGTCGCCGCCCACCTTGGCTATATACTTATGCTGGGCATTACAGGCTATGGCTGTACACTCTTACCTGTTGAATGGATGTACCAGATGTTCTTGTTCGGTGCGGTATCGTTGGTATGGATATTCGTGTTCAGGTTTGTGTCTGTAGGTTCTGTAAAGGCATTAATGGAGAAGTAG
- a CDS encoding glycosyltransferase family 4 protein: MRIGVNTRLLLKGKLEGIGWFTCQTLERMVHEHPEHDFFFFFDRPYDESFVFSTNVTPVVVPPQARHPILFALWFDWTLPYVLKKHKIDVFLSPDGFCSLRTPIPTCLVVHDLAFEHYPEHLSFANRYYWQFFQPKFANKAKRIVTVSEYSKQDMVTQYDIDPAKIDVACNGVHDAYRELEWREKEAVKEKYADGCEYFVFAGALHPRKNILNMLKAFVAFKKMQRSNMKLVIVGRFAWKYEEVLEMKENMPFKDDVKWVGYMNVDELPAVIGGAYAMLYPSFFEGFGIPILEALKCNVPAIVSNTSSMPEVAGEAGLLVNPADVEDIANKMEMLYKDEALRAKLIAHAPEQVAKFTWERASKVLWENMMQCVNK; this comes from the coding sequence ATGCGTATAGGCGTAAATACAAGACTTTTATTGAAGGGAAAACTGGAAGGGATCGGCTGGTTCACCTGCCAGACACTGGAAAGAATGGTGCATGAACATCCTGAGCACGATTTTTTCTTTTTCTTCGACAGGCCCTATGATGAGTCTTTTGTTTTTTCTACCAATGTCACACCCGTGGTGGTGCCGCCGCAGGCCAGGCATCCTATCCTGTTCGCACTCTGGTTCGACTGGACACTACCCTATGTGCTTAAAAAGCACAAGATAGATGTATTTCTGTCGCCCGACGGATTTTGTTCGCTCAGGACGCCGATACCTACCTGCCTGGTGGTACACGACCTGGCTTTTGAGCATTATCCTGAACACCTTTCGTTTGCTAACAGGTATTACTGGCAGTTCTTTCAGCCAAAGTTTGCCAACAAAGCCAAAAGGATAGTGACCGTATCTGAATACTCCAAACAGGATATGGTGACCCAGTATGACATAGACCCTGCAAAAATAGACGTGGCCTGCAATGGGGTACACGATGCTTACCGTGAGCTGGAATGGCGGGAGAAAGAAGCTGTGAAAGAAAAGTATGCCGATGGCTGCGAGTACTTCGTTTTTGCCGGTGCCCTGCACCCCCGCAAGAACATACTGAACATGCTGAAGGCATTTGTTGCCTTCAAAAAAATGCAGCGCAGTAACATGAAGCTGGTGATCGTGGGCCGTTTTGCATGGAAGTATGAGGAGGTGCTGGAGATGAAGGAGAACATGCCTTTTAAGGATGATGTGAAATGGGTAGGCTATATGAACGTAGACGAGTTGCCCGCCGTGATAGGTGGTGCCTATGCTATGCTGTACCCATCGTTCTTCGAAGGTTTTGGCATACCCATACTGGAGGCTTTAAAATGTAATGTGCCTGCCATTGTAAGTAATACATCGTCTATGCCCGAAGTGGCCGGCGAAGCCGGGCTGCTGGTGAACCCTGCTGATGTAGAGGATATTGCCAACAAAATGGAGATGCTATACAAAGACGAAGCACTGAGGGCTAAACTCATCGCTCATGCACCGGAACAGGTAGCCAAATTTACCTGGGAAAGAGCCTCGAAAGTGCTTTGGGAGAATATGATGCAGTGCGTGAATAAGTAA
- a CDS encoding NifU family protein, which produces MLKTGNTIVSIYTEMTPNPETMKFVANKLLYPGKSIDFPDEASAAPSPLAKELFAFPFIRGVFIASNFVTLTKTPETQWDEVIPSVREFLKQYLEEGKVVLHEDQIVQKVESNTINADDTDVVKRIKELLENYVKPAVEMDGGAISFKGYDAGVVKLMMQGSCSGCPSSMITLKAGIEGMMKRMIPEVKEVIAESE; this is translated from the coding sequence ATGTTGAAGACAGGAAATACCATCGTGAGCATATACACGGAAATGACGCCTAATCCGGAGACAATGAAGTTTGTAGCCAACAAGCTGTTGTATCCCGGTAAAAGCATTGATTTTCCTGATGAAGCAAGTGCAGCACCCTCACCGCTGGCTAAAGAATTATTTGCATTCCCATTCATCCGTGGGGTATTTATCGCCAGCAATTTTGTAACTCTGACCAAAACTCCTGAGACTCAATGGGACGAAGTAATTCCTTCAGTACGCGAGTTTCTGAAGCAATACCTTGAAGAGGGTAAAGTAGTACTGCACGAAGACCAGATAGTACAGAAAGTAGAGAGCAATACAATTAACGCTGACGACACAGATGTAGTAAAGCGCATAAAGGAACTTTTAGAAAACTATGTAAAGCCTGCTGTGGAGATGGATGGTGGAGCTATCAGCTTTAAAGGTTATGATGCCGGCGTGGTAAAACTGATGATGCAGGGTTCCTGCTCCGGTTGCCCATCATCTATGATAACCCTGAAGGCCGGTATTGAAGGTATGATGAAACGCATGATACCTGAAGTGAAAGAGGTGATAGCTGAATCAGAGTAA
- a CDS encoding phage Gp37/Gp68 family protein → MAQSSIEWTEMTWNPTTGCTKISAGCKYCYAEVMSKRLQAMGVEKYKDAFKVRTHPDTLKTPYTWKQPKIVFVNSMSDLFHPQIPLSFIKRVFQVMNENPQHVFQVLTKRAERLLELHTELKWTHNIWMGVSVEDNRVIERIDYLRQTNARVKFLSCEPLIGPLENINLNNIDWVIVGGESGRKPRTMDPDWALDIQQQCENAGVAFFFKQWGGTNKKKAGRILNGRTYDEMPNYRLEEL, encoded by the coding sequence ATGGCACAGAGCAGCATAGAATGGACCGAAATGACCTGGAACCCTACAACAGGGTGTACAAAAATTTCAGCAGGGTGCAAATATTGCTATGCAGAAGTAATGTCCAAACGTTTGCAAGCAATGGGAGTTGAGAAATATAAAGATGCTTTTAAAGTCCGTACTCATCCAGACACCCTTAAAACACCCTATACATGGAAACAACCCAAAATTGTTTTCGTTAACTCTATGAGTGATTTATTCCATCCCCAAATACCACTATCATTTATTAAAAGGGTATTTCAGGTAATGAATGAAAACCCACAGCATGTTTTCCAAGTATTAACCAAACGAGCTGAACGTCTTTTAGAATTACATACAGAGCTAAAGTGGACACATAATATTTGGATGGGTGTCTCTGTAGAAGACAACAGAGTAATTGAACGTATAGACTACTTAAGGCAAACTAATGCAAGGGTAAAGTTTCTATCCTGTGAGCCTCTTATAGGACCTCTTGAAAACATAAATCTAAACAACATAGACTGGGTAATTGTTGGTGGTGAAAGTGGTCGTAAGCCGCGCACTATGGATCCCGACTGGGCATTAGATATCCAACAACAATGCGAAAATGCAGGGGTCGCATTTTTCTTTAAACAATGGGGTGGTACTAACAAGAAAAAAGCTGGCAGGATCCTTAATGGAAGAACTTATGATGAAATGCCAAACTATAGACTTGAAGAATTATAA
- a CDS encoding YihY/virulence factor BrkB family protein has protein sequence MHRLKETYELLKGTISSFVTDNVTKLSASLAYYTVFSLGPLMLVVVSVTGVFFETKDVMWKVYWQLKDLVGQSSADQLINIIRELQDKNAGAFSLLGTGILLFGATTVFADMQDSMNYIWSVKAKPRYGWWRYIKTRLLSFSMILGIAFLLMVSLMLSSLINVLSNNLFADLPDELIYIIYLFDFVLSFAVITFLFTCIYKLLPDVVIRWKDALKGAVFTGSLFMLGKYVIGMYIASTEMSNTYGAAASIIVILLWVYYTAIILYFGAEFTKVSIIRSGGKTALKNNAVFIVKQEKELQPW, from the coding sequence ATGCACCGCTTAAAAGAGACATATGAGTTGCTGAAGGGCACTATCAGTTCGTTTGTTACAGATAATGTTACTAAACTGAGTGCTTCTCTTGCTTACTATACAGTATTCTCCCTAGGGCCTTTAATGCTGGTAGTTGTATCCGTTACAGGTGTGTTTTTTGAGACCAAGGACGTGATGTGGAAGGTGTACTGGCAATTGAAAGACCTGGTGGGCCAGAGCAGTGCCGACCAGTTGATAAACATCATTCGTGAGTTACAGGACAAAAATGCAGGAGCTTTCAGCCTGTTAGGTACTGGAATACTTTTATTCGGTGCCACTACCGTATTTGCAGATATGCAGGACAGCATGAACTATATATGGTCGGTAAAAGCAAAACCACGCTATGGCTGGTGGCGGTATATCAAGACAAGGTTATTATCTTTTTCAATGATCCTCGGCATCGCATTTTTACTCATGGTGTCGCTGATGCTCAGTTCGCTTATCAATGTTTTATCCAACAATCTCTTCGCTGATCTGCCGGATGAGCTGATATACATTATCTACCTGTTCGACTTTGTCCTGTCATTCGCAGTCATTACATTTTTATTCACTTGCATATATAAGCTGCTGCCTGATGTGGTTATCCGCTGGAAGGATGCCCTGAAGGGTGCAGTGTTCACAGGATCACTTTTTATGCTGGGCAAGTATGTCATAGGTATGTACATAGCATCAACAGAAATGAGTAATACTTATGGTGCGGCGGCATCAATAATCGTCATTTTGTTGTGGGTATATTATACAGCAATAATCCTCTATTTCGGGGCCGAGTTTACCAAAGTCAGTATCATTAGGTCGGGTGGAAAGACAGCATTGAAGAACAATGCAGTATTTATTGTTAAGCAGGAGAAAGAGTTGCAACCCTGGTAG